Proteins encoded within one genomic window of Empedobacter falsenii:
- a CDS encoding SPFH domain-containing protein codes for MGYLGVIVFLGIIFLFLFVFTVKQQTAVVIERFGKFNSIRNPGLQFKIPIVDRIAGKMSLKIQQLDVVVETKTKDDVFVRLKVSVQYQVIKTQVYDAFYKLDNPYTQITSFVFDVVRAEVPKLRLDDVFEKKDDIAVAVKSELQEAMNSYGYEIVKTLVTDIDPDEQVKHAMNRINAAEREKLAAQYEGDAARILIVEKARAEAESKRLQGQGIADQRREIAKGLLESVDVLNGAGITSQEASALIVVTQHYDTLQAIGEKSGSKLVLLPNSPTAASEMLNTMVTSFTAAHELNEHQITKEDNPTQRKNKPNQGDSFTFPEHP; via the coding sequence ATGGGATATTTAGGCGTGATCGTTTTTCTTGGAATTATTTTCCTTTTTTTATTCGTCTTTACAGTAAAACAACAAACGGCGGTTGTAATCGAGCGTTTCGGGAAATTTAATAGTATTCGTAATCCAGGATTACAATTCAAAATTCCGATTGTAGACAGAATTGCTGGAAAAATGTCTCTTAAAATTCAACAATTAGACGTTGTTGTCGAAACGAAGACAAAAGATGATGTATTTGTTCGATTGAAAGTTTCTGTTCAATATCAAGTCATCAAAACTCAAGTTTATGATGCATTTTACAAATTAGATAATCCTTATACGCAAATAACTTCTTTCGTTTTTGACGTTGTCCGAGCTGAAGTTCCAAAACTTCGTTTAGATGATGTTTTCGAGAAGAAAGATGATATTGCGGTTGCTGTAAAAAGTGAATTGCAGGAAGCAATGAATTCATATGGTTACGAAATTGTCAAAACTTTGGTAACCGATATTGATCCAGATGAGCAAGTAAAGCATGCGATGAATCGTATTAATGCAGCTGAACGTGAAAAATTAGCAGCGCAATATGAAGGTGATGCTGCACGTATTTTGATTGTAGAAAAAGCAAGAGCCGAAGCAGAATCGAAGCGTTTGCAAGGACAAGGTATTGCGGATCAACGTCGTGAAATTGCAAAAGGTTTATTGGAATCTGTAGATGTTTTGAATGGAGCAGGAATTACGTCACAAGAAGCTTCTGCGCTAATTGTGGTGACGCAACATTATGATACATTGCAAGCGATTGGAGAAAAATCTGGAAGTAAATTAGTTTTGTTGCCAAATTCACCAACTGCCGCTTCGGAAATGCTGAATACAATGGTTACTTCGTTTACCGCAGCACATGAACTGAATGAGCATCAAATAACAAAAGAAGACAATCCAACTCAACGAAAAAATAAACCAAATCAAGGCGATTCATTTACTTTTCCAGAGCATCCTTAG
- a CDS encoding penicillin-binding protein 1A, translated as MENNKNPKTSATSKAKKKFNSFSLAKKIIVTIWVLFFCAVLGIFGIFWATSNGWLGEIPNVRDLENPDIYVSSEIISSDGVLLDRFEAERRTPVDYKDLPPHLVDALLAKEDVRFFDHSGVDIKAAARAITSGGESGGGSTITQQLAKQLYTKDPSSNKVKRVLQKLKEWVTSVQLEKLYTKEEIIAMYFNKFDFIYNAKGIESASKVYFNKTTKELNLDESATLVSMFQNPVAYNPVKYPEVSKKQRNLVLKQMMKYNKISQAEGEAAQNAPLVTDKQDIMKHDESHSAYFKSALRKEIQQWMVDYEKETGKSYNLEKDGLKIYVTLDSRMQNLAEEAVKKQLKVLQDQFFGEQRGRSLAPFYNISAAKRTQIFKQAMARTDLYKKMKAEGKSEAEIETVFNTPRDSVQFFTWNGIQYKKGKTLMDSIEYHKHILQAGLMSMDPKDGTIKAWVGGIDWNYFKFDHVKQARRQVGSTFKPFVYATAINQLGLTPCHTVSNERIPGNWSPRNANGKYGGSQDLRTALAYSTNIVAARLIMQTGTEPVIQMARDLGVESPIVKDPTIALGSADLSLYEMVGAMSAFANGGIYIKPQLILRIEDKQGKVIKDYTPQTREVVNENVAYTMIDLMKGVVERGSGSRLRNRYNITAEVAGKTGTTNENSDGWFMGLTPNLVTGVWVGAEDRFAHFASTATGQGANTALPIWAYYMQGVYKEGGKFGVTAGDKFDKPKDIEKHWDCSNTYGFHQYDEMYDPGPIIEGSGSESVGENYEVPDEEGQ; from the coding sequence ATGGAAAACAATAAAAATCCTAAAACAAGCGCAACTTCTAAAGCAAAAAAGAAGTTCAATAGCTTTTCATTAGCCAAAAAAATAATCGTTACCATTTGGGTACTGTTTTTTTGTGCCGTATTAGGAATTTTCGGAATCTTTTGGGCGACATCTAACGGATGGTTAGGTGAAATTCCCAATGTACGTGATTTAGAAAATCCTGATATTTATGTTTCATCAGAAATTATTTCTTCTGATGGTGTTTTGTTAGATCGTTTCGAAGCAGAACGCAGAACACCAGTCGATTACAAAGATTTACCACCACATTTGGTTGACGCATTGTTAGCAAAAGAGGATGTTCGTTTCTTTGATCACTCAGGTGTAGACATTAAAGCAGCAGCTCGTGCAATTACTTCTGGAGGAGAATCTGGAGGTGGTTCTACTATTACACAGCAGTTAGCAAAACAATTGTACACAAAAGATCCTTCTTCTAATAAAGTAAAACGTGTTTTACAGAAATTAAAAGAATGGGTAACTTCTGTTCAGTTAGAAAAATTGTACACAAAAGAAGAAATTATTGCAATGTATTTCAATAAGTTCGACTTTATTTATAATGCAAAAGGAATTGAATCTGCTTCTAAAGTTTATTTCAACAAAACAACGAAAGAATTAAATTTAGATGAATCAGCAACATTAGTTTCGATGTTTCAAAATCCGGTAGCGTATAATCCTGTAAAATATCCTGAAGTTTCTAAAAAGCAAAGAAATCTTGTCTTAAAGCAAATGATGAAATACAACAAGATTTCTCAAGCTGAAGGAGAAGCTGCGCAAAATGCGCCTTTGGTTACAGATAAGCAAGATATTATGAAACATGATGAATCACATTCAGCATATTTCAAATCTGCTTTGAGAAAGGAAATTCAACAATGGATGGTTGATTATGAGAAAGAAACAGGAAAATCTTATAACCTTGAAAAAGATGGTTTAAAAATTTATGTAACGTTAGACTCAAGAATGCAGAATTTAGCTGAAGAAGCGGTTAAAAAACAATTAAAAGTTTTACAAGATCAATTCTTTGGAGAGCAACGTGGACGTAGTTTAGCTCCATTTTATAATATTTCTGCTGCAAAAAGAACGCAAATCTTTAAGCAAGCAATGGCTCGTACAGATTTGTACAAAAAGATGAAAGCCGAAGGAAAATCTGAAGCTGAAATCGAAACTGTTTTCAATACACCTCGCGACTCTGTTCAGTTCTTTACATGGAACGGAATTCAGTACAAAAAAGGGAAAACATTGATGGATTCAATCGAATATCACAAACATATTTTACAAGCTGGTTTGATGTCAATGGATCCAAAAGATGGAACAATCAAAGCTTGGGTTGGAGGAATCGATTGGAATTATTTCAAATTTGACCACGTAAAACAAGCGCGTCGTCAAGTAGGTTCTACTTTCAAACCGTTTGTTTATGCAACAGCGATTAATCAATTAGGATTAACACCTTGTCATACTGTTTCTAATGAGAGAATTCCAGGGAATTGGTCTCCTCGAAATGCTAATGGTAAATATGGTGGATCTCAAGATTTAAGAACTGCATTAGCTTATTCAACAAATATTGTCGCTGCTCGTTTGATTATGCAAACAGGTACAGAACCTGTAATTCAAATGGCTCGTGACCTTGGAGTTGAATCTCCAATCGTAAAAGACCCTACAATTGCATTAGGTTCTGCCGATTTATCATTGTATGAAATGGTTGGTGCGATGAGTGCTTTTGCAAATGGTGGTATTTACATTAAACCGCAATTAATCTTAAGAATAGAAGATAAGCAAGGAAAAGTTATCAAAGATTATACACCTCAAACACGAGAAGTTGTTAATGAAAACGTAGCGTACACTATGATTGATTTGATGAAAGGTGTTGTAGAAAGAGGTTCTGGTTCGCGTCTTAGAAATAGATATAACATCACAGCAGAAGTTGCTGGTAAAACAGGTACAACAAACGAAAACTCTGATGGTTGGTTTATGGGATTAACACCAAATTTAGTTACTGGAGTTTGGGTTGGTGCAGAAGATCGATTTGCTCACTTTGCAAGTACAGCCACAGGACAAGGAGCCAATACAGCTTTACCTATTTGGGCTTATTATATGCAAGGAGTTTACAAAGAAGGAGGAAAATTTGGCGTAACAGCTGGAGATAAATTTGACAAACCTAAGGACATTGAAAAACACTGGGATTGTTCGAATACATACGGATTCCATCAATATGATGAAATGTATGATCCAGGTCCAATTATCGAAGGAAGTGGTAGTGAAAGCGTAGGTGAAAACTATGAAGTTCCTGATGAAGAAGGTCAATAA
- a CDS encoding TonB-dependent receptor domain-containing protein → MFFIGLQQLCHQTNTNYTIAMKRNLTLLLLLGSAALFAQTNIKLEGTLFDQKTNQPLSEKTFVVEGLNIQAKTDDKGHYEISVPDDTYQLDIKVDGYQSVSQNLSDSNTLNMYLKPEDLKDTKIDLSTAVVTGRKDKSGEASLLNIQKKSVKMVENIGAAELDRKGVSDAASAVAKMAGVTKQEGTGDVFVRGLGDRYNYTSLNGLPIPSENPSNKNVKLDLFPTDVIDYISLSKTFNVRMMADFGGANIDIASKLYEGNGLLEIGTGLNLNSNAITNKNFNLQDGPNWFGFQKTKIPANATTGYHFTNSFNPQSKSAVAGGFNIKGGKSYKFENGAKFGFFATAAFDNSAQSIEKGLAASVNAEGAYFNNFKNYTKDSYNTNTTGMVNLYYDFNPNNRLRANSIFINNTSQSLQEYRGFVIDLVNDDNHEGFIRRGTYEKNQVFVNQLLGDHRLDDKSEFHWGISYNTVKQDMPDRLQNTMRLDKQTGQYFLATQDASLSNRYYQNLNENEISANLEYNRVFGGDLKDYKAKVSVGYQGRHKERDFEANQFNMKFTRSGIQADPNNLDAVFNQSNFGEDKLFTITTFDMDGNGNYRAQTYNGQKDIQVGFVEVEYNFTDRLTAVLGVRAEYLKQSIDWYTALSKGERSFDQFELLPSLMLRYKLTDNQNLRFATSKTYTLPQFKETAMFVYEDVTETFRGNPMLYPSTNYNADIKWEWFPKSGEVISFGGFGKYIQDPINTTTIASSSNDISYANTGDWGYAIGAELEVRKAILDNKTSNPEQLTIGFNGAYMYSNQELDNEKVYNETLFNGQRINTNFTNKEDAFTGASKFITNADLSYSKKWTSGGSVMATVAYNYFSDRIYALGTETRGNQVDKGFGTLDFILRSKLNKNIGINFSAKNLLNPTIDRVQENLNGDVKTLSYKKGMNFGLSVNYQF, encoded by the coding sequence ATGTTTTTCATTGGATTGCAGCAACTTTGCCATCAAACAAACACGAATTATACAATCGCAATGAAACGCAATTTAACTTTACTTTTATTATTAGGTTCGGCAGCACTTTTTGCACAGACTAATATTAAATTAGAAGGAACTTTATTTGATCAAAAAACAAACCAACCACTTTCTGAAAAAACTTTTGTGGTTGAAGGATTAAATATTCAAGCAAAAACAGACGATAAAGGTCACTACGAAATTTCTGTTCCAGATGATACGTATCAATTAGATATTAAAGTAGATGGTTATCAATCTGTTTCTCAAAATTTATCAGATTCGAATACATTAAATATGTATTTGAAACCAGAAGATTTAAAAGATACAAAGATTGATTTATCAACTGCTGTTGTAACAGGTAGAAAAGATAAATCTGGAGAAGCTTCTTTACTTAATATACAGAAAAAATCTGTAAAAATGGTGGAGAATATTGGTGCAGCAGAATTGGATCGTAAAGGTGTAAGTGATGCGGCTTCGGCAGTTGCGAAAATGGCTGGTGTAACGAAACAAGAAGGAACAGGAGACGTTTTTGTACGTGGATTGGGAGATCGTTATAATTATACTTCATTGAATGGTTTACCAATTCCGTCAGAAAATCCTAGTAACAAGAATGTTAAATTGGATTTATTTCCAACAGACGTTATTGATTATATTTCGTTGAGCAAAACATTCAATGTAAGAATGATGGCAGATTTTGGAGGAGCAAATATCGATATTGCATCAAAATTATACGAAGGAAATGGTTTATTAGAAATTGGAACAGGATTAAATTTGAATTCTAATGCGATTACAAATAAAAATTTCAATTTGCAAGATGGACCAAATTGGTTTGGTTTTCAAAAAACAAAAATTCCAGCAAATGCAACAACTGGATATCATTTTACAAATAGTTTCAATCCACAATCTAAATCTGCTGTAGCAGGAGGTTTCAATATAAAAGGAGGAAAAAGTTACAAGTTTGAAAACGGAGCAAAATTCGGATTCTTTGCAACAGCTGCTTTTGATAACTCAGCTCAAAGTATCGAGAAAGGTTTAGCGGCCTCTGTAAATGCAGAAGGAGCATATTTTAATAACTTTAAAAACTATACTAAAGATAGCTATAATACGAATACTACAGGAATGGTGAATTTGTATTATGATTTTAATCCAAATAATCGATTAAGAGCAAATAGTATTTTTATTAACAATACTTCTCAAAGTTTACAAGAGTATAGAGGTTTTGTTATTGATTTAGTAAATGATGATAATCATGAAGGATTTATACGTAGAGGAACTTACGAAAAAAATCAAGTTTTTGTGAATCAATTATTAGGAGATCATAGATTGGATGATAAATCTGAGTTTCATTGGGGGATTTCTTACAATACTGTGAAACAAGATATGCCAGATCGTTTGCAAAATACGATGCGTTTGGATAAACAAACAGGTCAATATTTTTTAGCAACTCAAGATGCTTCGTTAAGTAACCGTTATTACCAAAATCTTAATGAGAACGAAATTTCGGCAAATTTAGAATATAACCGTGTTTTTGGAGGAGATTTGAAAGATTATAAAGCTAAAGTCTCTGTTGGTTACCAAGGTAGACATAAAGAAAGAGATTTTGAAGCAAATCAATTTAATATGAAGTTTACAAGAAGTGGTATTCAAGCTGATCCAAATAATTTAGACGCAGTATTTAATCAATCAAATTTTGGAGAAGATAAATTGTTTACCATTACTACATTTGATATGGATGGAAATGGAAACTATCGTGCTCAAACTTATAATGGACAAAAAGATATTCAAGTTGGTTTTGTTGAAGTAGAATACAATTTTACAGATCGATTAACAGCTGTTTTAGGGGTTCGTGCAGAATATCTTAAACAAAGTATTGATTGGTACACAGCTTTATCTAAAGGAGAACGCTCATTTGATCAATTCGAATTATTACCAAGTTTGATGTTACGTTATAAATTAACAGATAATCAAAACTTACGCTTCGCTACATCTAAAACATATACACTTCCTCAATTCAAAGAAACTGCTATGTTTGTTTATGAAGATGTAACAGAAACTTTCCGTGGAAATCCAATGTTGTACCCTTCGACAAATTATAATGCAGACATTAAGTGGGAATGGTTCCCAAAAAGTGGAGAAGTAATCTCTTTTGGTGGTTTCGGAAAATATATTCAAGATCCAATCAATACAACAACAATTGCTTCATCATCTAATGATATTTCTTATGCAAATACAGGTGATTGGGGATATGCAATTGGTGCAGAACTAGAGGTTAGAAAAGCAATCTTGGATAACAAAACATCGAATCCAGAGCAGTTAACAATTGGTTTTAACGGAGCTTACATGTATTCTAATCAAGAGTTAGATAATGAGAAAGTGTATAACGAAACTTTGTTTAATGGACAACGAATCAATACCAACTTTACGAATAAAGAAGATGCATTTACAGGAGCTTCTAAATTTATTACGAATGCAGATTTATCTTATTCTAAGAAATGGACAAGTGGAGGAAGTGTAATGGCAACTGTGGCTTACAACTATTTCTCTGATCGTATTTATGCGCTTGGAACTGAAACAAGAGGAAATCAAGTAGATAAAGGATTTGGCACATTAGATTTCATTTTACGTTCAAAATTGAATAAAAATATTGGAATCAATTTCTCTGCTAAAAACTTATTAAACCCTACAATAGACCGTGTACAAGAGAATTTGAATGGAGATGTAAAAACATTAAGTTATAAAAAAGGAATGAACTTCGGTTTATCTGTTAACTATCAATTTTAA
- the metG gene encoding methionine--tRNA ligase, which produces MSQPKRYTITAALPYANGPLHIGHMAGVYVPSDIYARFLRRKGKDVAFIGGSDEHGIPITIRAKKEGVTPQDIVDRYHENIKNTLANFGVTFDIYSRTTSDKHREVAQDFFKTLYDNNKFTEDVTEQFYDEDAHEFLADRYIRGECPKCGNPDAYGDQCEKCGSTLSPEELINPRSALSGNTPIRKETKNWYLPLDQYQDFLSKWILEGHKNDWKSSVYGQVKSWLDDGLKPRAMTRDLNWGIPVPVDGAEGKVMYVWFDAPIGYISFTQEWAEKNGKNWKDYWQNEETKLVHFIGKDNIVFHCIIFPTMMKAHGDYIMPDNVPANEFLNLEDDKISTSRNWAVWAHEYLEDFPNQQDTLRYVLTANMPENKDNNFTWKDFQTKNNSELVGILGNFINRVMVLSHKYYEGIVPAKTIEFEELTEIKYFAKRIGDHLEKYEFRAALTEYMNLARLGNQFLQAQEPWKKGDDPEAVKGIMYAATQIAVALGQLGEPFIPFASEKMLAMMNVEKMSWDDLESTDEFVKAGHQLGQSELIFAKIEDEAIEAQINKLNESKVKNNMTNPNAEPQKELISFDDFQKMDIRIGTILEAKKVEKADKLFELKVDTGMDVRTIVSGIAEHFTLEEIVGKQAMVLANLAPRKIRGIESNGMLLFADKADGKLTFVNPEEETPNGVQVG; this is translated from the coding sequence ATGAGTCAACCAAAAAGATATACAATTACAGCGGCTTTACCTTATGCTAACGGACCATTGCACATTGGTCACATGGCAGGTGTTTACGTTCCTTCTGATATTTATGCGCGTTTTTTACGAAGAAAAGGAAAAGATGTAGCATTTATTGGAGGTTCTGACGAACATGGTATTCCAATTACAATTCGTGCCAAAAAAGAAGGCGTTACGCCTCAAGACATTGTTGATCGTTACCACGAAAACATCAAAAATACATTGGCTAATTTTGGTGTGACGTTCGATATTTATTCTCGTACAACATCAGATAAACACAGAGAAGTTGCTCAAGATTTCTTCAAAACGTTGTATGATAACAACAAGTTTACAGAAGATGTTACGGAACAATTTTACGATGAAGATGCGCACGAATTTTTAGCGGATCGATACATTCGTGGTGAATGTCCGAAATGTGGTAATCCTGATGCTTACGGCGATCAATGTGAAAAATGTGGCTCTACATTAAGCCCAGAAGAATTGATTAATCCTCGTTCTGCTTTATCTGGAAATACTCCAATCAGAAAAGAAACAAAAAACTGGTATTTACCATTGGATCAATATCAAGATTTCTTATCAAAGTGGATTTTAGAAGGTCACAAAAATGATTGGAAATCGAGTGTTTATGGTCAAGTAAAATCTTGGTTAGATGATGGTTTAAAACCTCGTGCAATGACACGCGATTTGAACTGGGGAATTCCTGTTCCTGTTGATGGAGCTGAAGGAAAAGTAATGTATGTTTGGTTCGATGCGCCAATTGGTTATATTTCTTTCACGCAAGAATGGGCAGAGAAAAACGGTAAAAACTGGAAAGATTATTGGCAAAATGAAGAAACGAAATTGGTTCATTTCATCGGAAAGGACAATATCGTTTTCCACTGTATCATTTTCCCAACAATGATGAAAGCGCATGGCGATTACATTATGCCAGACAATGTTCCTGCAAATGAATTCTTGAATTTAGAAGATGATAAAATCTCAACTTCTCGTAATTGGGCAGTTTGGGCACACGAATATTTAGAAGATTTCCCGAATCAACAAGATACATTGCGTTATGTGTTGACGGCAAATATGCCTGAAAATAAAGACAATAACTTTACGTGGAAAGATTTCCAAACGAAGAATAATTCTGAATTAGTTGGAATTTTAGGAAACTTTATTAACCGTGTAATGGTGCTTTCTCACAAATATTACGAAGGAATTGTTCCTGCAAAAACAATTGAATTTGAAGAATTAACTGAAATCAAATATTTTGCAAAGCGCATTGGTGATCATTTAGAGAAATATGAATTCCGTGCTGCGTTGACAGAATATATGAATTTAGCCCGTCTTGGAAATCAATTTTTACAAGCGCAAGAACCTTGGAAAAAAGGTGATGATCCAGAAGCTGTAAAAGGAATTATGTATGCTGCGACGCAAATTGCTGTGGCATTAGGACAATTGGGAGAACCATTTATTCCATTCGCTTCTGAAAAAATGTTGGCTATGATGAATGTAGAAAAAATGAGTTGGGATGATTTAGAATCAACAGACGAATTTGTAAAAGCTGGACATCAATTAGGTCAATCTGAACTAATCTTTGCGAAAATTGAAGACGAAGCAATCGAAGCACAAATCAATAAATTAAACGAAAGTAAAGTCAAAAATAATATGACAAATCCAAACGCAGAACCTCAAAAAGAATTGATTTCTTTTGACGATTTCCAAAAAATGGATATCCGTATCGGAACTATTTTAGAAGCGAAGAAAGTTGAAAAAGCAGACAAATTATTCGAACTAAAAGTGGATACAGGAATGGACGTTCGCACAATTGTTTCTGGTATTGCAGAACATTTTACGTTAGAAGAAATCGTTGGAAAACAAGCAATGGTTTTAGCAAATTTAGCGCCTCGTAAAATTCGTGGAATCGAATCGAACGGAATGTTATTATTCGCTGATAAAGCAGACGGAAAATTAACGTTTGTAAATCCAGAAGAAGAAACGCCAAACGGTGTTCAGGTTGGATAG
- a CDS encoding sensor histidine kinase, producing MASTFKVQNIFLFAFLSTLFLALGFVLFSFLWFGNIDFILQEKLFFISLMLLLLIGLSIFYWFSLKNQRRKDFTEISKNIPQFQSSTMDFEELSQKISTITEDQSKEIDVLNERENYRRDFLGNISHELKTPLFSVQGYLLTLIEGGVEDESIRDKYLNRINKSVDRLIYLVKDLDMIAELERGRINIEFSVFNLTALVQDVIDLLEIKAEKNNIKISLNYPIHQPIKVVGDIQKIQQVLINLIVNAINYSNPNTEIDIDFEEYDDKIQISIKDQGVGIKQEDIDRIFERFYRIDKSRNRNNGGSGLGLAIVKHILEAHKQKIYVTSKIGKGSTFSFYLQKA from the coding sequence ATGGCTTCAACTTTCAAAGTTCAAAACATCTTTCTATTTGCCTTTCTCAGTACATTATTCTTGGCTTTAGGATTTGTTTTGTTCTCTTTTTTATGGTTTGGAAATATTGATTTTATTCTCCAAGAAAAACTATTTTTCATTAGTTTAATGCTTCTTTTATTGATTGGATTATCAATATTTTATTGGTTTTCTTTAAAAAATCAACGAAGAAAAGATTTTACTGAAATCTCGAAAAATATTCCACAATTTCAATCCAGCACAATGGATTTTGAAGAACTTTCTCAAAAAATTTCTACAATTACAGAAGATCAATCCAAAGAAATTGATGTTTTGAATGAGAGAGAAAATTACAGAAGAGATTTTCTTGGAAATATTTCACATGAATTAAAAACGCCTCTTTTTTCGGTTCAAGGTTATTTGTTAACGCTCATAGAAGGCGGAGTTGAAGATGAATCTATTCGCGATAAATACTTAAACCGAATCAATAAATCGGTTGATCGATTGATTTATTTGGTCAAAGATTTGGACATGATTGCAGAGCTTGAACGTGGACGAATCAATATCGAATTTTCAGTTTTCAACTTGACGGCGCTTGTACAAGACGTTATTGATTTATTAGAAATTAAAGCTGAAAAAAATAACATCAAAATTTCTCTAAATTATCCTATTCATCAACCAATAAAAGTTGTAGGTGATATTCAGAAAATTCAACAGGTTTTAATCAATTTGATCGTAAACGCCATCAATTATTCTAATCCAAATACAGAAATTGACATCGATTTTGAAGAATATGATGATAAAATTCAAATCTCAATAAAAGATCAAGGCGTTGGGATAAAACAAGAAGACATTGACCGAATTTTCGAACGTTTTTATCGAATTGATAAATCTCGAAATCGTAACAATGGTGGATCTGGATTAGGTTTGGCAATTGTAAAACATATTTTAGAAGCTCATAAACAGAAAATTTATGTGACAAGTAAAATAGGAAAAGGCTCTACTTTTTCGTTCTATTTACAGAAAGCTTAA
- a CDS encoding response regulator transcription factor produces the protein MKNIKILLVDDEPDILEFIGYNLKKEGFEVETAQNGLEGLKHAKIFRPDLILLDVMMPQMDGMEMCAELRKLDSFQDTLVVFLSARAEDFSQLAGYDAGANDYILKPIKPKVLISKLNALLKLKQPNEAAKDEFIKLNNFEINRETYKVNYQGQDFLLPRKEFELIALLASNPERVFKREEILEKVWGNEVVVGGRTIDVHMRKLREKFGNDRFSTIKGIGYKIND, from the coding sequence ATGAAGAACATTAAAATTTTATTAGTTGACGACGAACCAGATATCTTAGAATTCATTGGTTACAACTTAAAAAAAGAAGGTTTTGAAGTAGAAACAGCTCAAAACGGATTAGAAGGTTTGAAACACGCCAAAATTTTTCGCCCAGATTTGATTCTATTAGATGTAATGATGCCACAAATGGACGGAATGGAAATGTGTGCAGAGTTGAGAAAATTAGATTCTTTTCAAGATACTTTGGTCGTTTTTCTTTCTGCTCGTGCCGAAGATTTTTCTCAATTAGCTGGCTATGATGCTGGTGCAAATGATTATATTTTAAAGCCTATCAAACCAAAAGTTTTAATTAGTAAACTAAATGCTTTATTGAAATTAAAACAACCTAACGAAGCGGCAAAAGACGAATTCATCAAATTGAATAATTTCGAGATTAACCGCGAAACCTATAAAGTAAATTACCAAGGACAAGACTTTTTGTTACCTCGAAAAGAATTTGAATTGATTGCTTTATTAGCTTCAAATCCAGAACGTGTTTTCAAACGTGAAGAAATTTTGGAGAAAGTTTGGGGAAATGAAGTTGTAGTTGGCGGACGTACAATTGACGTACATATGCGCAAATTACGCGAAAAATTTGGGAACGATCGTTTCTCTACAATCAAAGGAATTGGATACAAAATAAATGACTAA
- a CDS encoding GNAT family N-acetyltransferase, whose protein sequence is MFVRKEEEKDYNQVFELIEKAFENEEYSDHREQFLVERLRNSDGFVPDLSIVFEMNGLIVGYVLLTKIKINHSNSSYDSLALAPVAVLPNYQGNGIGGHLIEFAHKKARELGFESIILLGHPTYYPKFGYRKASDFDIKLPFDVPVENCMAIELVEDALKNVNGMVEYPKEFYQ, encoded by the coding sequence ATGTTTGTTAGAAAAGAGGAGGAAAAAGATTATAATCAGGTTTTTGAATTGATTGAAAAAGCTTTTGAAAATGAAGAATATAGTGATCATCGTGAACAATTTTTAGTTGAACGATTACGAAATTCTGATGGTTTTGTTCCTGATTTGTCTATTGTTTTTGAAATGAACGGACTTATTGTTGGTTACGTATTATTGACAAAGATTAAAATTAATCATTCTAATTCTTCGTATGATTCTTTAGCGCTTGCGCCAGTAGCGGTTCTGCCTAATTATCAAGGAAATGGAATTGGTGGCCATTTAATAGAATTTGCGCATAAGAAAGCGAGAGAATTAGGTTTTGAATCGATTATTTTATTAGGACATCCAACTTATTATCCTAAATTTGGTTACAGAAAAGCATCTGATTTTGATATTAAGTTACCTTTTGATGTTCCAGTTGAAAATTGTATGGCAATTGAGTTGGTGGAAGATGCGCTGAAAAATGTAAATGGAATGGTAGAATATCCGAAAGAATTCTATCAATAA
- a CDS encoding iron-sulfur cluster assembly protein: MALTEQQLDSIGEKLVEKFKTVYDPEIPVDIYELGLVYDAQVNADGEVKVTMTLTSPNCPVAESLPLEVEQRVEEIEYVTKCYVEITFDPPWDRDMMSEEAKFELGML, encoded by the coding sequence ATGGCATTAACAGAACAACAATTAGATTCGATTGGTGAAAAATTGGTTGAAAAATTCAAAACAGTTTACGATCCAGAGATTCCAGTTGATATATATGAATTGGGATTGGTTTACGATGCACAGGTGAATGCAGATGGTGAAGTAAAAGTTACCATGACCCTTACATCTCCAAACTGTCCCGTGGCTGAAAGTTTACCTCTAGAAGTAGAACAGCGCGTTGAAGAGATAGAATATGTAACGAAATGTTACGTAGAAATTACGTTCGATCCTCCTTGGGATAGAGATATGATGAGCGAAGAAGCAAAATTCGAATTAGGAATGTTATAA